A window from Mercenaria mercenaria strain notata unplaced genomic scaffold, MADL_Memer_1 contig_587, whole genome shotgun sequence encodes these proteins:
- the LOC123554704 gene encoding uncharacterized protein LOC123554704 isoform X2, protein MVDCSIKKLALLILIVATCIEIAFLLSMVTYWRLLREELLEDKQQQQQLCYSLDRIFTNSDDKDTCPEGLKINRKHDTKTCCGNLDLILDNLVTKVVSEKYNSDANPELPSLDLKLDQCNVTRMKPPMVKLVELARDKNPEGNSSKIFWNPNIQMYATSGLTYMPDEGTVCVLKTGYYFIHSQLKVKVVSTNDTDYDVRDIFTHNVHLIPIEKDTSSIILEDRNSQCEMASKESEITSAVGGVFWLEQEDRLYVATSHPTRLVQRDNCIVFSMHSL, encoded by the exons ATGGTGGATTGTTCTATCAAG aaattggcGTTACTGATACTGATTGTTGCAACATGTATAGAGATAGCATTCCTCCTTTCGATGGTCACATACTGGCGTCTATTAAGGGAAGAACTTCTGGaagataaacaacaacaacagcagctaTGTTACAGCTTAGATCGAATTTTTACCAATtctgatgataaagatacatgcCCCGAAGGCCTTAAGATTAATAGGAAACATGATACAAAAACATGTTGTGGAAACTTGGATTTAATCCTTGATAACTTAGTAACAAAG GTGGTGTCTGAAAAGTATAACAGTGATGCAAATCCCG AATTGCCTTCGTTAGATCTTAAATTGGACCAGTGCAACGTGACCAGAATGAAACCGCCAATGGTAAAACTTGTTGAACTCGCACGTGACAAAAATCCAG AGGGCAACTCTTCAAAAATATTCTGGAATCCGAATATTCAAATGTATGCTACATCCGGTCTGACATACATGCCCGATGAAGGTACAGTATGTGTATTAAAGACAGGATACTACTTCATTCACTCGCAATTAAAAGTCAAAGTCGTCAGCACAAACGATACAGATTATGATGTCCGTGATATCTTCACTCACAACGTTCATCTAATCCCCATTGAAAAGGACACGAGCTCTATTATTCTAGAAGATAGAAATTCCCAGTGTGAAATGGCATCAAAAGAGTCCGAAATCACGAGCGCTGTTGGTGGTGTCTTCTGGCTTGAACAGGAAGACAGACTGTATGTTGCAACATCACATCCCACACGTCTAGTACAGCGAGATAATTGTATTGTCTTCAGCATGCACAGTCTGTAA
- the LOC123554704 gene encoding uncharacterized protein LOC123554704 isoform X1 produces the protein MVDCSIKKLALLILIVATCIEIAFLLSMVTYWRLLREELLEDKQQQQQLCYSLDRIFTNSDDKDTCPEGLKINRKHDTKTCCGNLDLILDNLVTKVVSEKYNSDANPELPSLDLKLDQCNVTRMKPPMVKLVELARDKNPVEEGNSSKIFWNPNIQMYATSGLTYMPDEGTVCVLKTGYYFIHSQLKVKVVSTNDTDYDVRDIFTHNVHLIPIEKDTSSIILEDRNSQCEMASKESEITSAVGGVFWLEQEDRLYVATSHPTRLVQRDNCIVFSMHSL, from the exons ATGGTGGATTGTTCTATCAAG aaattggcGTTACTGATACTGATTGTTGCAACATGTATAGAGATAGCATTCCTCCTTTCGATGGTCACATACTGGCGTCTATTAAGGGAAGAACTTCTGGaagataaacaacaacaacagcagctaTGTTACAGCTTAGATCGAATTTTTACCAATtctgatgataaagatacatgcCCCGAAGGCCTTAAGATTAATAGGAAACATGATACAAAAACATGTTGTGGAAACTTGGATTTAATCCTTGATAACTTAGTAACAAAG GTGGTGTCTGAAAAGTATAACAGTGATGCAAATCCCG AATTGCCTTCGTTAGATCTTAAATTGGACCAGTGCAACGTGACCAGAATGAAACCGCCAATGGTAAAACTTGTTGAACTCGCACGTGACAAAAATCCA GTCGAAGAGGGCAACTCTTCAAAAATATTCTGGAATCCGAATATTCAAATGTATGCTACATCCGGTCTGACATACATGCCCGATGAAGGTACAGTATGTGTATTAAAGACAGGATACTACTTCATTCACTCGCAATTAAAAGTCAAAGTCGTCAGCACAAACGATACAGATTATGATGTCCGTGATATCTTCACTCACAACGTTCATCTAATCCCCATTGAAAAGGACACGAGCTCTATTATTCTAGAAGATAGAAATTCCCAGTGTGAAATGGCATCAAAAGAGTCCGAAATCACGAGCGCTGTTGGTGGTGTCTTCTGGCTTGAACAGGAAGACAGACTGTATGTTGCAACATCACATCCCACACGTCTAGTACAGCGAGATAATTGTATTGTCTTCAGCATGCACAGTCTGTAA
- the LOC123555532 gene encoding tumor necrosis factor-like — protein MDKFIKAKKMNSCPVGMLKKIEKMTELCCGNADVVLHSLVTKSVSEKFNENANPETPTLDLSGFNCEAVKSNTTTLHLLGIAPDTKPVPTGTSAKIFWNTPVVSVMKPGFKYLVNDGTIYLERSGFYFVTSQVKMMFGNMNSTVDAVDDIFGHYVNLISNRGVGYTLVGNAKSRCKTIQEESEFTSIVGAVFKLQKGDRIYAAISQPQHLAHDQSKSFFSIYSISLHTSG, from the exons ATGGACAAATTTATCAaagcaaagaaaatgaatagtTGTCCTGTTGGAATGTTGAAGAAAATTGAAAAGATGACAGAACTATGTTGTGGGAATGCTGATGTTGTCTTACACAGTTTGGTTACTAAG aGTGTTTCTGAAAAGTTCAATGAGAACGCCAACCCAG AGACACCTACACTGGACCTGAGCGGTTTTAATTGTGAGGCCGTAAAATCAAATACAACGACTCTTCATCTTTTAGGGATTGCACCTGATACAAAACCTG TACCTACTGGAACATCAGCAAAGATATTCTGGAATACACCGGTCGTCTCAGTTATGAAGCCAGGATTCAAATATTTGGTCAATGATGGTACAATTTATTTAGAAAGGTCGGGATTTTACTTTGTCACTTCACAAGTAAAAATGATGTTTGGAAACATGAATAGTACCGTTGATGCTGTTGACGACATATTCGGACACTATGTGAATTTGATATCGAATAGAGGAGTTGGTTACACGCTTGTTGGAAACGCAAAATCAAGATGTAAAACTATTCAAGAAGAGTCAGAATTTACAAGTATTGTCGGGGCTGTATTTAAACTACAAAAAGGAGATCGGATATATGCTGCCATATCCCAGCCTCAGCATCTGGCACACGATCAAAGCAAGAGTTTCTTtagcatttacagtatttcattacatACTTCTGGTTGA